ATCAACCAAAGAATACTTGCCCCACTCCCCATATAAGCAAGTGAAGTACATGCAGTCCCTTCTAACTGCGGGATGATCTGGACCAAGCCAACCTGCAAACTGATGTCTATTGAAGAACAAGCTGCATCCACCAAGGTTAGTAGTCCTTGCCCACTTCCTCTCCTCGGATTGCCAGCAGAAAACATGGTAAACCGGTGGAGAGCACTGCACAGGGACAACAAGCAACAGCTCACCGCGGCACTCTGCGAGCCAGGACATCGTACTCTTCTGAACTGTCCGTGCACTCGATTTGTCTCCCAAAAACGACAATTCCATCGAATTGTTGTGGAgctcgacgacggcgaggcggtAATTTGGATAGATCAGCGCATAGAGGGTGCCTTTCACGAACATCAAGTTGTAAATCCTGTAGTCTTCATCGCACAACGCGGCTCGCCACTTAGCATCCCCAATGCGGCAGTAGTGGAGGACGTGGCTCCGTAGGTCGAAGGTGATGACGAGGTCGCCGGAAAAGATGACTCCTTTGAACTCATTTGGGTGGGCAGGGAGGCGGGCTCGCTCGCCTGTGAGGAGGTGGCAGATGCGTAGGTCTCGGTGCCTGCCGTGGGCGTTGCGGTCTTCGATGGCGACGCGCCAGCCAAAGGAGTAGAAGCGGGTGTAGGAGGGGTCGCGGCCATCTAGCCGCGTGCAGGGGAGGCGgaagcggaggaggcggcggaggggGGCGTGGAAGAGCGCTTCCGATACGGAGGCCTTGTGGGTGACGAGGAGTAACGGGCACTGGGAGGCGAGGTTGGCCGGT
This region of Lolium perenne isolate Kyuss_39 chromosome 2, Kyuss_2.0, whole genome shotgun sequence genomic DNA includes:
- the LOC127328948 gene encoding uncharacterized protein, giving the protein MATSANHQTSILQFVIALAYATTTTSSSSSTNASSSPYFPPELIPLIASYLTTLHGFFALRAACRTYRALLPTSPANLASQCPLLLVTHKASVSEALFHAPLRRLLRFRLPCTRLDGRDPSYTRFYSFGWRVAIEDRNAHGRHRDLRICHLLTGERARLPAHPNEFKGVIFSGDLVITFDLRSHVLHYCRIGDAKWRAALCDEDYRIYNLMFVKGTLYALIYPNYRLAVVELHNNSMELSFLGDKSSARTVQKSTMSWLAECRGELLLVVPVQCSPPVYHVFCWQSEERKWARTTNLGGCSLFFNRHQFAGWLGPDHPAVRRDCMYFTCLYGEWGKYSLVDGYWHERVVDYPGLGSPLAWVLPSIG